A part of Scophthalmus maximus strain ysfricsl-2021 chromosome 20, ASM2237912v1, whole genome shotgun sequence genomic DNA contains:
- the mtmr11 gene encoding myotubularin-related protein 11 isoform X2 — MGGEAALTERMLSQSGANARSRDVFGLRCLPGECVLQRAVMVRKKLTAREGRGWLSGTLFCTHFRVAFVPQDSPKSDDNADPVLLGDHDVALASIEKVVVVGPNRTKLVTPNSSLKFTPEELVLYCRDMRVVCFLFDRLTPDAQVLEMTYTIAKTYQPLKPGSVLSFQNAALGSVEMKQFLSNRRRDTHMNWFESALDWEQELERCGASGWRVSSVNDRFEMSTSLPRFTVVPHRVLDTELKKSFAHFNEGRIPRWCWRHPRGSDLLRMASFQNNIYHEKDDIRNLETILFGCQSSLCVVVELGEELPSPADIQLAHSRLRALCLGDISTSVSVPDDKWLSTLESTHWLDYTRSCLRKASEVACLLRSGHLTVALQEAEDRDTSCVVSSVVQVMCDPHCRTQHGFQSLVQKEWVMAGHRFYSRINYHRDNDKEEAPVFLLFLDCVWQLWSQYPSRFQLTEDFLLALHDSIHLPLFSSFLANCQRERCKRSQNHGQSYTPVNGWREALHPDSSSVPADPPLPSVWDWPLQYSKRRQECFTQPVPPSPPLQPLLNGNLNTNPDTQKVTDTIPGSVFLLSRGTFSCPANLLPWRSGSSGIYKKSHRRALSSESVPGLERLLKAWTLSEFPQGLTSTSGSQGPLDPYEPLLPLLMGPCMGLWRECYLRGALHAQAFSHPASANHPHPVERLAREVQQLKDKLAQVCGAAATTADVNSPIKAAERRRTDANLNQNTNNGTFLFPASRPHGAGVTRAAPLPTSTNHQTSRGPPPATAPPSRPGHRDSGGSSKHTFLFGHSSSTEARPDQRYYPAPNNAKLPKSNGSIAS; from the exons GTGAGTGTGTACTTCAGAGAGCTGTTATGGTGAGGAAGAAGTTGACCGCCAGGGAAGGAAGAGGTTGGCTGTCCGGGACCCTCTTCTGTACTCACTTCAGAGTGGCCTTCGTGCCCCAGGACAGTCCCAAATCTGAT GACAATGCAGACCCAGTGCTTTTAGGAGACCATGATGTGGCCTTGGCTTCTATAGAGAAGGTCGTGGTCG TGGGCCCAAACAGGACGAAGCTGGTGACCCCAAACTCCTCGCTGAAGTTCACTCCAGAGGAGCTGGTGCTTTACTGTCGGGACATGAGGGTCGTATGTTTCCTGTTTGACCGCCTCACTCCTGACGCACAGGTCTTAGAG ATGACCTACACCATCGCCAAGACCTACCAGCCTCTGAAACCAGGATCGGTCTTATCTTTCCAGAACGCTGCTCTCGGGAGCGTAG AAATGAAGCAGTTTCTAAGCAACCGTCGCAGAGACACCCACATGAACTGGTTTGAGTCTGCCTTGGACTgggagcaggagctggagcgGTGCGGGGCCAGTGGCTGGAGAGTGAGCTCAGTGAACGACCGCTTTGAGATGTCCACCAG TCTGCCCAGGTTCACCGTGGTTCCACACAGGGTTTTAGACACTGAGCTGAAGAAAAGCTTCGCCCACTTCAATGAAGGACGCATCCCT CGTTGGTGTTGGCGACACCCCAGAGGCAGTGATCTACTGCGGATGGCCAGTTTCCAGAACAACATTTATCATGAGAAAGATGACATCAG AAACCTGGAGACGATCCTGTTCGGTTGCCAGTCCTCTCTGTGTGTAGTGGTGGAGCTGGGCGAGGAGCTGCCGTCACCTGCCGACATCCAGCTCGCACACAGCCGCCTGCGCGCCCTCTGTCTAGGAG aCATCTCCACATCTGTGTCAGTGCCTGATGACAAATGGTTATCTACCCTGGAAAGCACCCACTGGCTAGACTACACAAG GTCCTGTTTGAGGAAAGCTTCAGAAGTGGCCTGTTTGCTTCGCAGCGGCCACCTGACTGTGGCGCTGCAAG AAGCGGAGGACCGGGACACGAGCTGCGTGGTGTCCAGCGTGGTGCAGGTGATGTGTGACCCCCACTGTCGGACGCAGCATGGCTTCCAGAGCCTGGTGCAGAAGGAGTGGGTGATGGCCGGCCACCGCTTCTACAGCCGCATCAACTACCACCGCGACAACGACAAAGAGGAG GCTCCagtcttcctgctcttcctcgACTGTGTCTGGCAGCTGTGGTCCCAGTATCCCTCTCGTTTCCAGCTGACAGAGGACTTCCTGTTGGCCCTGCACGACAGCATCCACCTGCCACTCTTCTCCAGCTTCCTGGCCAACTGCCAGCGAGAGAGATGCAAACGTTCCCAG aACCACGGGCAGTCGTACACGCCCGTCAACGGCTGGAGAGAGGCGCTTCATCCCGACTCCTCCTCGGTTCCGGCCGACCCTCCTCTGCCCTCGGTGTGGGACTGGCCGCTGCAGTACAGCAAACGCAGACAAGAGTGCTTCACTCAGCCGGTCCCCCCGAGCCCACCACTCCAACCGCTGCTCAACGGAAACCTCAACACCAACCCAGACACACAAAAG GTGACTGACACCATCCCCGGCtcagtcttcctcctctctcgagGAACCTTCTCCTGTCCGGCTAACCTGCTCCCCTGGCGCAGCGGCAGTTCGGGCATTTACAAGAAGAGCCACCGGAGGGCGCTGTCCTCCGAGAGCGTGCCCGGACTGGAGAGGCTGCTGAAGGCGTGGACCCTGAGCGAGTTTCCCCAGGGCCTCACTTCCACCTCTGGATCTCAAGGACCGCTTGACCCCTACGAGCCATTGCTGCCCCTCCTCATGGGGCCCTGCATGGGCCTGTGGAGGGAGTGCTACCTCCGGGGGGCGCTCCACGCACAG GCATTCTCCCACCCTGCCTCCGCCAACCACCCCCACCCTGTGGAGAGACTGGCCAGGGAGGTGCAGCAGCTCAAAGACAAACTGGCACAGGTTTGTGGTGCTGCCGCCACCACCGCGGACGTGAACTCGCCCATCAAGGCGGCCGAGCGTCGGCGGACCGACGCCAACCTGAACCAAAACACCAACAACGGCACCTTCCTCTTTCCGGCTTCGAGGCCTCACGGCGCGGGTGTGACCAGAGCGGCACCCCTCCCTACCTCCACCAACCACCAGACCTCCAGGGGCCCTCCGCCAGCCACGGCACCGCCGTCCAGGCCCGGCCACAGGGACAGCGGTGGAAGCAGCAAACACACCTTCCTGTTCGGGCATTCTTCTTCAACGGAGGCCCGTCCTGACCAGCGCTACTACCCAGCACCCAATAACGCCAAGCTGCCCAAGAGCAACGGATCGATAGCTTCCTGA
- the mtmr11 gene encoding myotubularin-related protein 11 isoform X1, with translation MLTGSKTTFKVRQMLPDIKERMLSQSGANARSRDVFGLRCLPGECVLQRAVMVRKKLTAREGRGWLSGTLFCTHFRVAFVPQDSPKSDDNADPVLLGDHDVALASIEKVVVVGPNRTKLVTPNSSLKFTPEELVLYCRDMRVVCFLFDRLTPDAQVLEMTYTIAKTYQPLKPGSVLSFQNAALGSVEMKQFLSNRRRDTHMNWFESALDWEQELERCGASGWRVSSVNDRFEMSTSLPRFTVVPHRVLDTELKKSFAHFNEGRIPRWCWRHPRGSDLLRMASFQNNIYHEKDDIRNLETILFGCQSSLCVVVELGEELPSPADIQLAHSRLRALCLGDISTSVSVPDDKWLSTLESTHWLDYTRSCLRKASEVACLLRSGHLTVALQEAEDRDTSCVVSSVVQVMCDPHCRTQHGFQSLVQKEWVMAGHRFYSRINYHRDNDKEEAPVFLLFLDCVWQLWSQYPSRFQLTEDFLLALHDSIHLPLFSSFLANCQRERCKRSQNHGQSYTPVNGWREALHPDSSSVPADPPLPSVWDWPLQYSKRRQECFTQPVPPSPPLQPLLNGNLNTNPDTQKVTDTIPGSVFLLSRGTFSCPANLLPWRSGSSGIYKKSHRRALSSESVPGLERLLKAWTLSEFPQGLTSTSGSQGPLDPYEPLLPLLMGPCMGLWRECYLRGALHAQAFSHPASANHPHPVERLAREVQQLKDKLAQVCGAAATTADVNSPIKAAERRRTDANLNQNTNNGTFLFPASRPHGAGVTRAAPLPTSTNHQTSRGPPPATAPPSRPGHRDSGGSSKHTFLFGHSSSTEARPDQRYYPAPNNAKLPKSNGSIAS, from the exons GTGAGTGTGTACTTCAGAGAGCTGTTATGGTGAGGAAGAAGTTGACCGCCAGGGAAGGAAGAGGTTGGCTGTCCGGGACCCTCTTCTGTACTCACTTCAGAGTGGCCTTCGTGCCCCAGGACAGTCCCAAATCTGAT GACAATGCAGACCCAGTGCTTTTAGGAGACCATGATGTGGCCTTGGCTTCTATAGAGAAGGTCGTGGTCG TGGGCCCAAACAGGACGAAGCTGGTGACCCCAAACTCCTCGCTGAAGTTCACTCCAGAGGAGCTGGTGCTTTACTGTCGGGACATGAGGGTCGTATGTTTCCTGTTTGACCGCCTCACTCCTGACGCACAGGTCTTAGAG ATGACCTACACCATCGCCAAGACCTACCAGCCTCTGAAACCAGGATCGGTCTTATCTTTCCAGAACGCTGCTCTCGGGAGCGTAG AAATGAAGCAGTTTCTAAGCAACCGTCGCAGAGACACCCACATGAACTGGTTTGAGTCTGCCTTGGACTgggagcaggagctggagcgGTGCGGGGCCAGTGGCTGGAGAGTGAGCTCAGTGAACGACCGCTTTGAGATGTCCACCAG TCTGCCCAGGTTCACCGTGGTTCCACACAGGGTTTTAGACACTGAGCTGAAGAAAAGCTTCGCCCACTTCAATGAAGGACGCATCCCT CGTTGGTGTTGGCGACACCCCAGAGGCAGTGATCTACTGCGGATGGCCAGTTTCCAGAACAACATTTATCATGAGAAAGATGACATCAG AAACCTGGAGACGATCCTGTTCGGTTGCCAGTCCTCTCTGTGTGTAGTGGTGGAGCTGGGCGAGGAGCTGCCGTCACCTGCCGACATCCAGCTCGCACACAGCCGCCTGCGCGCCCTCTGTCTAGGAG aCATCTCCACATCTGTGTCAGTGCCTGATGACAAATGGTTATCTACCCTGGAAAGCACCCACTGGCTAGACTACACAAG GTCCTGTTTGAGGAAAGCTTCAGAAGTGGCCTGTTTGCTTCGCAGCGGCCACCTGACTGTGGCGCTGCAAG AAGCGGAGGACCGGGACACGAGCTGCGTGGTGTCCAGCGTGGTGCAGGTGATGTGTGACCCCCACTGTCGGACGCAGCATGGCTTCCAGAGCCTGGTGCAGAAGGAGTGGGTGATGGCCGGCCACCGCTTCTACAGCCGCATCAACTACCACCGCGACAACGACAAAGAGGAG GCTCCagtcttcctgctcttcctcgACTGTGTCTGGCAGCTGTGGTCCCAGTATCCCTCTCGTTTCCAGCTGACAGAGGACTTCCTGTTGGCCCTGCACGACAGCATCCACCTGCCACTCTTCTCCAGCTTCCTGGCCAACTGCCAGCGAGAGAGATGCAAACGTTCCCAG aACCACGGGCAGTCGTACACGCCCGTCAACGGCTGGAGAGAGGCGCTTCATCCCGACTCCTCCTCGGTTCCGGCCGACCCTCCTCTGCCCTCGGTGTGGGACTGGCCGCTGCAGTACAGCAAACGCAGACAAGAGTGCTTCACTCAGCCGGTCCCCCCGAGCCCACCACTCCAACCGCTGCTCAACGGAAACCTCAACACCAACCCAGACACACAAAAG GTGACTGACACCATCCCCGGCtcagtcttcctcctctctcgagGAACCTTCTCCTGTCCGGCTAACCTGCTCCCCTGGCGCAGCGGCAGTTCGGGCATTTACAAGAAGAGCCACCGGAGGGCGCTGTCCTCCGAGAGCGTGCCCGGACTGGAGAGGCTGCTGAAGGCGTGGACCCTGAGCGAGTTTCCCCAGGGCCTCACTTCCACCTCTGGATCTCAAGGACCGCTTGACCCCTACGAGCCATTGCTGCCCCTCCTCATGGGGCCCTGCATGGGCCTGTGGAGGGAGTGCTACCTCCGGGGGGCGCTCCACGCACAG GCATTCTCCCACCCTGCCTCCGCCAACCACCCCCACCCTGTGGAGAGACTGGCCAGGGAGGTGCAGCAGCTCAAAGACAAACTGGCACAGGTTTGTGGTGCTGCCGCCACCACCGCGGACGTGAACTCGCCCATCAAGGCGGCCGAGCGTCGGCGGACCGACGCCAACCTGAACCAAAACACCAACAACGGCACCTTCCTCTTTCCGGCTTCGAGGCCTCACGGCGCGGGTGTGACCAGAGCGGCACCCCTCCCTACCTCCACCAACCACCAGACCTCCAGGGGCCCTCCGCCAGCCACGGCACCGCCGTCCAGGCCCGGCCACAGGGACAGCGGTGGAAGCAGCAAACACACCTTCCTGTTCGGGCATTCTTCTTCAACGGAGGCCCGTCCTGACCAGCGCTACTACCCAGCACCCAATAACGCCAAGCTGCCCAAGAGCAACGGATCGATAGCTTCCTGA